A section of the Saliniramus fredricksonii genome encodes:
- the fliN gene encoding flagellar motor switch protein FliN has protein sequence MSDEFDLPQLNNSDIDFDADANAPLSTRDAPVSQRSAADLEQIFDVPVTVSAILGSSRMPVGDLLQLGPGAVLDLDRKVGEAIDIFVNNRLVARGEVVLVEDRLGVTMTEIIKNDS, from the coding sequence ATGAGCGACGAATTCGACCTGCCGCAGTTGAACAATTCGGATATCGATTTCGATGCCGATGCCAATGCGCCGCTCTCCACCCGCGATGCGCCGGTATCGCAGCGCTCGGCTGCGGATCTCGAGCAGATCTTCGACGTGCCGGTCACCGTCTCGGCGATCCTCGGTTCGTCGCGCATGCCGGTGGGGGACCTGTTGCAGCTCGGCCCCGGCGCCGTGCTCGATCTCGACCGCAAGGTCGGTGAGGCGATCGACATCTTCGTCAACAATCGCCTGGTGGCGCGCGGCGAGGTGGTGCTCGTCGAGGACCGGCTGGGCGTGACCATGACCGAAATCATCAAGAACGACAGCTGA
- a CDS encoding FliH/SctL family protein: MSADEKTGSGGKPPEARKFLFQRDFAAPAGEQTPRGREALAEAEKRGREAGFAEGQAQARVEADAQMQQMLARIAEDVAALLARADADRAAFEDEAVAFATALAEKLAGDALAHYPMDAIGQLARKSFEHLRGVPHLVVRVNEALVEKTETLMQKIARERGFEGRLVIMGEPEIEPGDARLEWADGGIVREGAKIGASVADAIRPA, encoded by the coding sequence ATGAGCGCGGATGAGAAAACCGGATCCGGCGGCAAGCCGCCCGAGGCGCGCAAGTTCCTGTTCCAGCGGGATTTCGCGGCTCCGGCGGGTGAGCAGACGCCCAGGGGGCGCGAGGCCCTGGCCGAGGCCGAGAAGCGCGGGCGTGAAGCCGGATTTGCCGAGGGGCAGGCACAGGCGCGCGTCGAGGCCGATGCGCAGATGCAGCAGATGCTCGCGCGCATCGCCGAGGATGTTGCTGCCCTGCTCGCGCGCGCCGATGCGGACCGCGCTGCCTTCGAGGACGAAGCCGTCGCCTTCGCCACGGCGCTCGCTGAAAAACTCGCCGGCGACGCGCTGGCGCATTACCCGATGGATGCGATCGGCCAGCTGGCGCGCAAATCCTTCGAACACCTGCGTGGCGTGCCGCATCTCGTGGTGCGCGTGAACGAGGCGCTCGTCGAGAAGACCGAGACGCTGATGCAGAAGATCGCGCGTGAGCGTGGTTTCGAGGGACGCCTCGTGATCATGGGCGAGCCCGAAATCGAGCCGGGGGATGCACGGCTCGAATGGGCCGATGGCGGCATCGTGCGCGAAGGCGCGAAGATCGGAGCATCGGTTGCCGATGCCATCCGTCCCGCCTGA